One window of Catonella massiliensis genomic DNA carries:
- a CDS encoding M42 family metallopeptidase, with protein sequence MKKMNEDEFLREFQDLLAIDSTTGQFREVHDYMVKKIKGLGYECIETRKGGVLACLGGEGEPLVITAHLDDIGLMVRHIKKDGSLMVCPVGGLHAESALHENIRLHTRDGKVITGTVQRDRASVHVTPDKYFEIAPNYEENVVVILDEDVKSDKDTEALGVQVGDMIALEPRYMYSNGYIKARFIDDKAQAAILIEIMKALKNEGLKLNRKVYMYFAAYEEIGHGTSWLPEDVVDVLGVDIACVGPEQTTDERKVSIFCKDSRFPYHYELNNELIEAAKKEGADYVLDIFTPHYGSDGDTSIVAGHDIRHACVGPGTRATHGYERSHIDGMNNTFALILTYITE encoded by the coding sequence ATGAAAAAGATGAATGAGGATGAGTTTTTAAGGGAATTTCAGGACTTACTTGCTATCGACTCTACTACAGGACAGTTTAGAGAAGTACACGATTATATGGTAAAAAAGATAAAAGGTCTTGGCTATGAGTGCATAGAGACCAGAAAGGGAGGAGTTCTTGCCTGCCTTGGCGGCGAGGGGGAACCTCTTGTAATCACAGCTCACCTTGATGACATAGGACTTATGGTCAGACACATTAAAAAAGACGGAAGTCTTATGGTATGCCCTGTGGGAGGACTTCACGCTGAGTCTGCTCTTCACGAGAATATAAGACTACACACCAGAGATGGCAAGGTCATTACAGGAACTGTCCAAAGAGACAGGGCTTCAGTTCATGTAACTCCCGATAAATATTTTGAAATAGCTCCTAACTACGAGGAAAATGTAGTAGTTATCCTTGATGAAGATGTAAAAAGCGATAAGGATACAGAAGCTCTTGGTGTACAGGTCGGAGATATGATAGCCTTAGAGCCAAGGTATATGTATTCAAACGGCTATATCAAGGCCCGCTTCATAGATGACAAGGCTCAGGCTGCCATCCTCATTGAGATAATGAAGGCTCTTAAAAATGAAGGACTTAAGCTAAACCGTAAGGTATATATGTATTTTGCGGCCTATGAGGAAATAGGACATGGTACCTCTTGGCTTCCTGAGGATGTAGTAGACGTGCTGGGTGTGGACATAGCCTGCGTAGGGCCTGAGCAGACTACAGATGAGAGAAAGGTGAGCATTTTCTGTAAGGACAGCCGCTTTCCGTATCATTATGAGTTGAATAATGAGCTTATAGAGGCGGCGAAGAAGGAAGGGGCAGACTATGTACTGGATATCTTTACCCCACATTACGGCTCTGATGGAGATACCTCAATAGTGGCAGGACATGACATCCGCCACGCCTGTGTAGGTCCTGGTACAAGAGCAACCCACGGCTACGAGCGCTCTCACATAGATGGAATGAACAATACATTTGCGCTTATTCTTACCTACATTACGGAGTAA
- a CDS encoding DUF975 family protein, whose amino-acid sequence MWTRAMLKYNARMAFKKNYINAVAVSLIYMILANFFDPSSSRGNSASNVYNSGLPERIKYLASFVLGLIIVITVIVIVFRVLVYNPIVVGVQRFFIENHYGKPGVGTMFYAFKTNYINIVKTMFLKDVYICLWALLFLVPGLIKTYSYRMVPFILAENPDMDADEAIRLSMEMMNGEKLNTFVLDISFLPWVFLAAFTFNIVGIFYVYPYVNATDAELYLAIKAGDFYNDQGMFSDNYFKNGGGYYG is encoded by the coding sequence ATGTGGACAAGGGCGATGCTTAAGTACAATGCAAGAATGGCATTTAAGAAAAACTATATAAATGCTGTTGCTGTTTCGCTTATTTATATGATTTTAGCCAATTTCTTTGATCCTTCCTCATCTAGAGGCAATAGTGCCTCCAATGTGTATAACAGCGGCTTACCCGAAAGGATAAAATACCTTGCTTCTTTTGTTCTTGGACTAATCATAGTCATAACTGTGATAGTAATAGTCTTTAGGGTGCTTGTATACAATCCTATCGTAGTTGGTGTGCAAAGATTCTTCATAGAGAACCACTATGGCAAGCCGGGGGTTGGCACTATGTTTTATGCATTTAAGACAAATTATATCAACATAGTAAAGACCATGTTCCTAAAGGATGTGTATATCTGTCTTTGGGCACTGCTATTTTTAGTGCCGGGTCTCATCAAAACCTATTCTTATCGCATGGTTCCTTTTATACTGGCTGAGAATCCTGATATGGATGCCGATGAAGCGATAAGACTATCTATGGAGATGATGAACGGTGAGAAGTTAAATACCTTTGTACTGGATATAAGCTTTTTGCCTTGGGTTTTTCTTGCAGCCTTTACCTTTAACATAGTAGGTATCTTCTATGTATACCCTTACGTAAATGCTACAGACGCAGAGCTGTATCTGGCTATTAAGGCCGGTGATTTTTACAATGACCAAGGTATGTTTAGTGACAATTACTTTAAAAACGGCGGTGGTTATTATGGTTAG
- a CDS encoding aldo/keto reductase, which yields MILRNGIDIPDIGFGTWNIPYGEVCERAVFEAIRAGYRHIDTAGAYGNERSVGLGVKAAIREGFIKDRSDVFITSKLWNTNRSYNKAFRGFDKSMRNLDLDYIDLYLIHWPANKMKYKNPDEVNATTWEALEELYTEGRVRAIGVSNFLPHHIEELKKSAKVLPMVNQIELHVGYMQEDVVEYNNNNGIVTEGYSPLGTGALLDNELLWEMAKKYQTSASNICISFLRKRGIIPLPKTTSPDRMSGNLRLIRIEDEDMDILYNFPYIGGHAHNPDEVDF from the coding sequence ATGATACTTAGAAATGGAATAGATATACCTGATATAGGCTTTGGAACCTGGAATATCCCCTACGGAGAGGTTTGTGAGAGGGCGGTATTTGAGGCAATAAGGGCAGGCTACAGGCATATAGACACAGCAGGAGCCTATGGAAATGAAAGAAGTGTGGGACTTGGAGTAAAGGCTGCCATTCGTGAAGGATTTATAAAAGACAGGTCTGATGTTTTTATCACAAGCAAGCTATGGAATACGAACCGCAGTTATAACAAGGCTTTTAGGGGCTTTGATAAGTCTATGAGGAATCTTGATTTGGACTACATTGACCTCTATCTCATACACTGGCCTGCCAACAAAATGAAGTATAAGAATCCTGATGAGGTAAATGCCACGACCTGGGAGGCCCTTGAAGAACTTTACACAGAGGGCAGGGTAAGGGCGATAGGAGTGAGCAATTTTCTGCCTCACCACATAGAGGAGCTTAAAAAGAGCGCAAAAGTACTACCTATGGTGAATCAGATAGAGCTTCATGTGGGATATATGCAGGAAGATGTTGTAGAATACAATAATAACAACGGAATAGTCACAGAGGGCTACAGCCCCTTAGGTACAGGGGCTCTGCTTGATAATGAGTTACTATGGGAGATGGCAAAAAAGTATCAGACTTCTGCCTCTAACATCTGTATTTCATTTCTTAGGAAAAGGGGTATAATCCCGCTTCCCAAAACCACTTCACCCGATAGGATGAGCGGAAATCTTAGGCTTATCAGGATTGAAGATGAGGATATGGATATTCTTTATAATTTTCCATATATAGGCGGACACGCACATAACCCTGATGAGGTAGACTTTTAA
- a CDS encoding spermidine synthase: protein MVSFRHLFDNGKVIHTASCYGNNDLEVVEKTEDGEAIRLLLVNGARESATYIDKTHRNDLVFRYAIGFNDVFEINKNLKDCLLLGGAGFSYPKYFISRFPEKTLDVVEIDEVMVNVAFKYFYLDELYDEYDLYENERLKIYVMDGLKFLSTMLKSYDVIFNDAYISDSPAEGLMSYEAISLIKERLNPGGIYVANMITAMAGESAYPLFSILANLKQIFKYTRFCKCRNDIPANEKQNCLIFASDSPI from the coding sequence ATGGTTAGTTTCAGGCATTTATTTGATAATGGAAAGGTAATACATACCGCAAGCTGTTATGGAAATAATGACCTTGAAGTTGTGGAAAAGACTGAAGACGGCGAAGCTATCCGCCTTCTTCTTGTAAATGGCGCAAGGGAATCAGCCACATACATTGATAAGACTCACAGAAATGACCTTGTATTTAGATATGCTATTGGCTTCAATGATGTATTTGAGATAAACAAGAACTTAAAAGACTGTCTCCTTCTTGGCGGTGCCGGCTTTTCCTATCCCAAGTACTTCATAAGCCGCTTCCCTGAGAAGACCCTGGATGTGGTTGAGATAGACGAAGTGATGGTAAATGTAGCCTTTAAGTACTTTTATCTGGATGAACTCTATGACGAATACGACCTCTACGAAAATGAGAGACTTAAAATCTACGTGATGGACGGCTTGAAATTCCTTTCAACCATGCTTAAGTCCTATGATGTCATCTTTAATGATGCCTACATCTCGGACTCCCCGGCAGAAGGACTTATGAGCTATGAGGCAATAAGCCTTATAAAAGAAAGGCTAAACCCCGGTGGCATCTACGTGGCAAATATGATAACCGCAATGGCCGGTGAATCTGCCTATCCTCTATTTTCTATCCTAGCCAACCTTAAGCAGATATTTAAGTATACAAGATTTTGCAAATGCCGTAATGACATCCCTGCAAACGAAAAACAGAACTGTCTGATTTTCGCTTCAGACAGTCCCATTTAA